The genome window AACGAACGGTTACTAAATTTTTACCGGGCAGCTCAGGCTTGTTTGGAAACTCAACCCAATCCACCCCCCGGAACCCGCTTCCGTATGTCATGCCAGTCGATTCTACTTGGTGGCTGGTCAAGTCGAATGTTTTCACCTGCTTGTCGGCCAGGAAATACAATTTTCCATCCAATGAATCCGTAGCATGGAGCCCCACTAGATTTTCTAATACAACGTCGAGCCAAGTTTCCGTCTGCGTATCGTAAATAAAACCTTCTCCCGGAATCCCACTGCCGTCCGTATAACGAGCTAATAAATAACGGTCATCAATGGTGCTTAAGTCATATACCGTGTCTTCTTTTACATTGAGGGAACCCGCAATATTGATTTTTTCTCCGGTTTCAAGATTGACCCTGACAATTTGCTTATGAGCTGTACCTGCATAAATAAATCCGCCCTGGTAAGCAATCGAACGAACATATTCCTGGTCTAAAGCGCCTATCATCCGGCCGTAATCTTTCGTTTGCTTGGTTACAGGATCGTACTGAAACACCTTGCCTCCTGGATAAGTACCAACGTAAACACGTCCCTTCTCATCCGTTGTAATGCTGTTCGGTACGGATTGCCCACCAAATTCGGCTACCAGCACTGGAGTTTTCGTTACAGGAGAGTAGTTCCATAACTTCGCTCCGCTTCCATCAGCAGCCAGGTATAACGATCCGTCTGGTGCTATGGTGTGTGCCCACGAGCTTTCCGATGGAGCGATTGGAATGCTTCGGAGCAGCTTGTAATCATCCAGGTCGATGACATTCAAATAACCCGGCTTTCCTTTCGCCGTGGCATAAAGCACATTATGCCCGTCTTCCTTGCCGACCGTGCCGTTAAACACAGCTACCGTATAATTATTGGGATATAGAAGTTCCTCAGGGCTCCCATAATTTTTCTGCGAAAGCTTGCTTTCTGCCGCCGAAACCGTTGTTCCTCCAAAACCAGCTATAGTGAATAGTAAGCACATCATGGTTATGAGGGTGCGATATATACCTATTTTCATTAAAGAGCCTCCTCGATCATTAATAAATTAATTAAACTTCGGCAACCAATCACCATGTGCTTCAATTAGGTCATTACATAATGAAACGATATCATCTAGTGATAATTCGGCTGCTGTATGCGGGTCCAACATTGCAGCTTGATAAATATATTCTTTTTTTCTATTCATTGCTGCTTCTATTGTAAGTAGTTGCGTATTAATATTTGTCCGGTTTGAGGCTGCTAATTGTTCTGGCAGTTCTCCAATATAGGTAGGAGCAACACCGCTTGCATCAACTAAACATGGGACTTCTACACATGCTTTTTCTGGCAGATTACTAATCAGCCCACCAGTATTCAAAACATTACCCCCAAATTTAAAAGGTACATCTGTTTCCATTGCCTCGATGATGCGTGAACCATATTCATGTGTACGTTCATGCAAAAGATTTTTATTATTTACCAGATCTTCACGCATGTTTTTCCAGCCTTCTATTTGATTTATACATCTTCTTGGATATTCATCCAATGGAATATTAAAACGATTAATTAACTCCGGGTACTTACTTTTAATAAAGTACGGATGATATTCGGCATTATGCTCCGAAGATTCGGTAATGTAATAACCGAAATATTCCATTAATTCAAAGCGAACCATATCATCATGTTGAGATTTTTGCTTTTCTTTAGCTCTTTTCTTGATTTCCGGATACAAATCTTTTCCATCACGGGTAATCTCCAACAACCATGCCATATGATTAATTCCTGCAATCTTCCACTGTACATTGTCAGTAGACATCTCCAGAGATTTCAGCAGTCTATTAGCACACACTTGAACACTGTGGCACAATCCGACTGTTTTAATATTTGTATACCGCAACATAGCACCAGTCAACGTCGCCATTGGATTTGTATAATTTAAGAACCATGCATCTGGACAAACCTCTTCCATATCTCTAGCAAAATCCATGATGACCGGAACAGTCCGCAAACTGCGGAAAATTCCGCCAATTCCTACTGTATCTGCAATTGTTTGACGCAAATTATATTTTTTAGGTATCTCAAAATCTATTATTGTACTTGGATCATAACCACCAACCTGAATCGTGTTTATTACATATTTCGCATTTTTTAAGGCCTCTTTACGGTCAGTATAGGAAACAATATTTACATTCGATTGAAGGTTTTCCTTTAAATTAGTCAACATTGCTTCAGAATCTCTCAATCTTTCAGGATTAATATCATATAATGCAAATTCAAATTCTTGAAGTGATTCCACAGTCATGCAATCTCCCAGTATATTTTTTGCAAATGCAGTACTTCCTGCTCCAAGAATAGTTATTTTAGACATTTAAGTTTCCCCTTTATTTGAGTAAATTTCCCCCGTCTTGCTTTATTTACCGAGCTCTTCTTCAATTGCCTTTTCTGCAGCATCAATTGCTTCCTGTGGCGTTTTCTTACCTGCCATCATTGCCTGTAATTCTGCCCCAATTAATGGCATAATTGATCGACCTTTTGGGTGGATAACTCCAGGCAGAGCGTATTGTGTGTTAGATGCTATCTGACTCATATATTCATCATTATCAAAGATATCTTTGGCAGATTCCCTTGCAGGAATAAACCTTGTTGTGGTATTAAATATTCTTTGATTTTCTGCATTTGTTATTGTTTTAACAAACTCGGCAGCTGCGTCTGGATTATCACTATTAGAAGGAACGACAAACATTCCAGTAGTACCATAAGTTAATTGTTCCTTATTTATTAAAGGCGGTGAAATCACAAAATTAAAATCACTATTTTGTAACTCAGCAATTAAATTTGCAGATCCCATTACAGCTAAAATATCCCCACCTAACCATAATGCATTATGCTCCATTGCTGTTATTGAATCTTTTGGAATCCATTCTTTCTGATACATGTTATTAATAAACTCAAATGATTCTAAACCCTCAGGGCTATTTAACAAAACTTCATTATCCTCGGTAATAACATCTCCGCCTGCCTGCCAAAGCCAAGGATACAACGTCCCATTCATCGATCCACCACCCGGATAGCTCATTGCATAAAACCCGTTAGCTTTCGCTTTTTCAGCCCATTCTTCAAACTCATCCCATGTTTTCGGAAGATTATTTGGATCTTCTCCTATCGCTTTAATCACATCAACATTATAAAAAAATGTACTTGCCTCTTGTAATATTGGAAGGCCGTATGTTTTATCTTTCCACTTTGTCGCAACTAGTGCTGTATCTACAAAATCATCCATATCATTGTCTTCCAAATAAGGATCAAGATTTAATAACATGCCCTCTTCAGCATATTGCGGCATTTGATCTGGAATAGCATAAAAAACATCTGGCCCGTTGTTAGATGCTAGAGCTGTAAGTATTTTCTGATCACGATTATCCCACGGTATTGTCTCAAAATTTACTTTAACGTCAAATTCGTCTTCATAAGAAGCAATCATCTCATCCCACATTGTACTTTCTGTTTCCGGCCCAGCAGTATAAGGGTGTGCCCAAACGGTTATTTCACCAGAAACTTCTCCATCCCCACCAGTTCCTGATGTCTCCTTACCTTCCGACTTACATGCAGCAAGTACAAGTCCCATCATAAGTAGTAGTACCAGAAATCTAATTTTCCTTTGCATAAGCTAATCCCCCTATTTTTAAAAAGATACAACCTGGATTAAGACCCCAAATCTATACGATTCTTCACCTCCTTTAGCGCATACAGTTTCCTATTTTATGAGTAATTCCAAATAACTGAAAACGCTATCATTAGTTACTGCATAGCATAAGCTATCTTAAAGTCTCCATCTCCTCCTATTTACTAACTTTATATTAGGATTTTTTTGTACAAGTGACAAGTCTCTAAATTGTCTTTAATAGCAACATTACGTAATATCTGAAAATATAATAAAAATACTTTCATTAAACTAAATTTACGATAAAGTTAACGTATAGTTGGTTTTTAAAGGAGGAGTTCTTTCAAATTTAATATGCTTGCATTATGGATGTTAATAGTAGGTTATTTAAATCTACTTTGGATATTATTTACATGTATCGGAGTATTTGTGTTTGGCCTTTTTTCAGCAACAGGAGCAATGTTTACAATTGTTAAAATGTGGCCTAAACAGGAACATGAATTTCATATCTTTCCAACCTTTTTCCCTTATTTACAGGAAGTGTACTCGCTGTTATTAGCACTTGGATCAGTAATCGGGCATTTAGAAGAATTGAAATTCGAAAAGGGATAAATTAGTTACATAGAATTTAGAAACGGGTGCAACCTTCATTGGCTGCACCTTTTATACTACTTTTACTGATTTTACGTATGGGCTTATGTCCCATATAACTTATGGTCTAATTAAAGACTTGTATATTGAACAGAATTAATTTATGAATATTATTAAGAGAAAAATATTCCGTTCTGTAGCTTTCAGTCAGCATTATTGAAAGCGTTATCAATCAGAAACTCATCACTTGTAATTGAACCTTTAATATTTGAGAGGAGGTTTTAATAAAACAAGAACTTTATTTCCCGCAGCTTATTAACACAATAATGGAAGGGAGTTTAATTAATGAAAAGTAACCTAAAAACAATTCCAGCTTTATTTATTTCTTTATTACTTGTACTGATTACAATTCTGCCTTACCCAGGAACTGTATCAGCAGAAATTGGAACAAATTTCAGTGACCCTGTTAATCTAGGTTCTCCTATTCAAAGTGTTGCACTTTACGATTCAACTTATGGAAAAGAAGACGGAAGAGATGTGATGTATACTACGGTAACTGGAGAACCAGCAGTCTTTCAGGTAGTCGATCTTGTCAGCCAAGAGGTAATTCGGACTTACCCACTCGAGGGCAGTTCAAGCTCATGGACACACATTACAGTTCCAAATGGAAATGTCTATATTGGAGGAAATGGCAGTCTTTATGAGTATTCGCCTGAAACAAAGGAAGTAATAAATCTGGGTGGTATTGGAGAAAGTGTCATATACGGATTATCGCATGATGAAGAAGGTAGAGTCTATTTTGGTTCCTTTCCAAATGCAAAGGCAGGAAGTTATGACCCGAGCACAGGTGAAATGAGGGATTACGGAAATGTCGCACCTGGGCAAAGCTACACTCGTTCCACCGCCTACCTTAACGGATATTTATATTTAGGAGTCGGTGTGGACAACCACATTGTCAAATTGAATGTTGAAACAGGTGAATATGAAAAGATCGAATTACCAAGCAATATCGTTCATGGCAGCAGTGTTTGGCAGCTTGATGCAGCTGGAAAATATATTATCGCAGGTGTAGGCGGCGGAAATAATGCACTTTTGTTTTATGACACAGAAGCAGAAAAATGGAGTGACACCTACTATCTTAATAATAAAGGATTACGGTTAGTTGACGGACAGCCTGGAAGTAATAAGGTATACTTTTTGCAAAATAATCGCCTTCAAGAAGTCAACTTAACTACACTTGAAGCAGTTGATACTGGTGTTGTATTTGGTACATTTTTACGTAATACAACATGGGTTGAGCGACCTGATAATCCTGACTTTCCTGGCTTATCATTAGTTACCGTACAATTCGGCGGCGATGTAACGTACATGAATTTAGAAACGAAAAAAGTGGAAACCATTAAATTTCCGATTGTAGGCAATCCAATTCCTATTCAAACATTAGAAAAAGGACCAGATGGAAATATCTATCTAAGCGGGTATCCTGGTGGAAAAGCTGCTGCATTAGATCCTGAAACAAGTAAATCAGAAGCATTTGCTTTAGGACAAGCAGAGGGGATGGCAGCACTTAGAGATAAAATGTATTCTGGCGTATATCCAGGAGCTACTGTCTTTGAGCTGGATGTAACGCAGCCAACTCTAGCCCCAAAACAAATTTACGACATCCCAAACCAGGATCGTCCATTTATCATGACACCTGTACAGGATAAACTATTTATTGGAACGATACCAGACTATGGTAAGCTTGGTGGCTCTTTAACCGCACTTAATCCAACAGCAATTGAAAATACAGTTGTTTACGAGAATGTCATCCACAATCAAGCTATAGCCGGGCTTGCAGAGAAAGATGGAACGCTTTACGGTTCGACAACGATTGCAGGTGGATTAGGAATTGATCCAACCGAAACTGCAGCGAAAATCTTCGTTTGGGATATTGAAGGAGAAGAGAAATTAACTGAGTTTGTCCCTGAAATACCTGATGCAGCCGTTCAGCCAAAAATGATTAGTGGTATGAGTCTTGGACCTGATGGGTTATTGTGGTCAGCAGCTGACGGAATTATCTTTGCAATAGATCCAGATACATTAGAAATTGTAAAGAGCAAGAATATTTATCCTGATGTAATTGATTATGGCAGATGGCGCCCAATTCATATCCGTTGGGGTGAGGATGGATTAATGTATACGACATTGGCAGGGAAGTTGACTGTGGTAGATCCGAGTACACTAGAGTCAGAAACATTAGCTGAAACGGAACTGATGACAATCGGCGACGACGGGAACGTCTACTATGCTGACGGATCTAATGTGATGAAAATAGAAGTAATGGAAAAAGTGACACTGGAAATAATACTCGATTTAATCGAGCAGCAAACAAAGGATGGAAATATCCAACACTCCTTGAGTAAAAAGTTAATTCATTCGATGAAGCAAGCTATTCATCATCGTGACATGGATAGACTACAACAAGCCGAAAAATTTGTACAAAAAGCATTTAAACATTTGGAAGAGGCTCACCAATCCGAAATTACAGCTGATGCCAAAAAGGAAATAGAAAGCTCGCTAGAATTAATCGAATTTTAACATAACTATGTAGTAAACCTTTATTCTGCAGGGGGCTTATTGACAGGTATTGCTAGACAAATAGGGTGGTGTTTTAAACATCACCCTAATTTAGGAGGAATAAAAATATGAACAAAAAGTACTTCCCATTATTTTCAATTTCACTTTCTATGTTACTGATCTTCTCACTCATTCCTGCTACATTATTCAACTCAACATCATCGGTAGAAGCTAATGATGAATGGCAGGAAGTTCAAGTTCAGAATGGTGACTTTGAAACACTACCTTCTACTGAAAATGACTTACCTTCCTGGGAATATTGGACAGGTGGATTTAAAGAAGGAATGGCAATATCAGAAGAAATCGTTTATGAAGGAAATAGAAGCCTTGCAGTAGATAATACTGGTGTCGTTGGTCTTTTCAGTCAGGCAATCGAGGTAAACGAGGGTGATTCCTATCGATTATCTGCCCACCTATTTGTTGAAGAGCTTCAAGGTAAGCCAGGAATTTGGTTACGCTGGTTGAATGATAAGGGAGATATCATTCAAAATTCAGCACAGTATTTTGATAGTATTGTTCATGGAGATTGGCAAGAGGTATTCGTTGAGGCTGATGCTCCACCCGGTGCAACAGGCTTAAAAATTTTTATTTATCAGTCGTCTACATCAAAAATGAAGGGATATTACGATGAAATAAAATTATTCAAGAAAACTTCCAATCAATTAGAATTACCATTTGATTATGGTGATCCAATTAATCTTGGTCCTGCCGCTTTAGCAGCAAAAACGCAAGGAGCAGCAATTGGCGATGGGGAACTTTATTATGCAACAAATGGATCTCCTGCTACTTTCTATGCCGCAGACTCTGAAACTGGGGAATTAATTTTCTCAGAGTCATTACCAGGCAGTGATGTCGTGTGGGGAATGACAATAGGTTCAGACGGTAATGTTTATTTTTCTGGTACGTACAATGGAATTCTATACCGTTATCTAGTTGATGAAAAGCGGTTAGAACAAGTTGGGAAAAATCCTTCCGATAACTGGGTTTGGCAATTAGATGCTACCGAAGATGGAAAAATTTATGGTGCAACCTATCCTAATGCAAAAGTTTTTGAATTTGATATAGAAACAGATACGTTCACAGATTTAGGTACTTTTTTTGAGGATCAGTTGTATGCAAGAGGCATTGGGGTAACAGAAGAAAATCTTTATGTTGGAATAGGCACAACCGCGCACCTGATTAAAATGAATCGAGAAACTGGGGAGAGAACAGAGATACCATTGCCAATTACAGGGGAATCAACATCCGTATCGAATATTTGGGAGTATGGAAATAATTTGTTTGTTGCTTATGGAACATCTTTATTAACAATAGACGCTACAACAGGAGAAGTATTAAATACAATGAATTGGGAGGATGAGCATACATTTGATGGATTAATCTCCTCCCCTTCTCCATATGATGAAAATATTATATATTTTATCAGTAAAAATTCCACTCAATTATGGACATATAATTTAGAAACACATGAAACAGCACCAGTGGAACCGCGTGTGCAGTTACCTGCTACACCAGCAAAAGCATTCGAATGGATAAAGACAGAGGATGGTACTGATGTCCTAGCAATATTACATCATCAAATCGAATATTCGATATTTAATCCACAGACAGGCACAATTGAGGTGCGCTATCCGGAAGTGGACATGCAAGGACTAGCTATTCAAAGCTTAGAAATTGGGGAAGATGAAAATATTTATATGGGAGGCTATCAAGGTTCTTTTGGTGTATATGATACTTCAAAAGAGGAGTATATCTTGCACGAACGTGATCCACATCAAATCGAAGGAATAGGATTTTTGAACGGGGATGTCTATTTAGGAACTTACGGGGGAGCTCGTATCTATAAATATAATCCAGAAATTCCTTTTGATTATTCAGGAGGCAAAGAAGGCGATAATCCTGAAATGGTCTATGATATAGGAGACGATCAAAGCAGACCTTTTGCTTTTGCATCGGGGAACGATCAGTTATTTATCGGAACAATTGCTGATTATGGAAGACTTGGTGGAGCATTGACTATCTATGATTCTCCAACTAACCAGTGGAGGACTATCCAAAATATCATCGAGAATCAAAGTATTATCGGTCTTGCCTATCAAGATGGCATCTTATTTGGCGGCTCTTCCATTTCTGGCGGACTAGGAATTGAACCATCTGAAACAGAAGCAAAAATGTTTTCCTATAATACTAGCACAGAAGACTATGAAGTATTTAATCTAGAAGTAGAAGGTTTGGAAAAACCTGAGATGATTGGTGAATTATCCATTGGACCTGACAATAACCTATGGGGAGTTGCTTGGGGAATCGATGCAGCTGGTAAAGATAACACCGTAATTTTCGCTATGGATACCGAAACAAGGGAGATCATAAAAAGTACGGAACTCTATTCAGGGGTTCATCGAGGGAGCCAATGGCGTCCATTCTTTATCCGTTGGGACGAACAGGGCCTATTATATACAACAGCAGGACGTAAACTTACCGTTATAAATCCAGAAACAATGATGAGCAAACAATTAATTGGTGATACAGTAAATCTGATGGATTTAGATAATGAAGGAAATATTTATTATGCATCTGGAGCAGACCTATACAAACTACCTGTCCCGTTGAAAGAAGCAATTGTTTCCATTGAAGGCGATTCAGTTCTTCAAGGTGATGAAACTGATATTTCTCTTGAAGTCACACTAGCAAATGGGAATAGAGCAGATTTAGCTGGAGCTGAGATTGAATGGTTAAATTCAAATCCAGCAATTGCAACAATTGAAGATGGAAAACTTACTGGTAATAATGCGGGAAGTACTGAAATTCATGCAATTGTTTCCTATAATGGGGAAGAGATTGCAACCAATGCGATAATGGTAACGATAGAAGTAACTACATCATCATTGACAGATCAAATATTAGAACTCGAAGAATCGGGACAAATCGAGCATTCCTTATTCAAACAATTAACAAATAGCTTAAAACAAGCTGAACATCACTACCGAAAAGAGCATACAAAACAAGCTATAAAGCATTTGCAGAATTTCCGTAAACATATTGATAAAAGTAATGCACCTGAAGAAATAAAAGAAAAGCTAATAAACAATGTGCGTGTTATAGAAGAGTCATTTACTAATTAAAAGTAAAAGGTTTTCTACGGTTGTAGAAAACCTTTTTATTTATAGAATCGTGTTTTGAATAAATTGAACTAAAGATAATTATTCCTTTCCAAACGTCTGCTTCATTCTCTCAACAGGGTCATCCTCAATCGAATTATCCCATACTAGAACTTGATTTTCTTTCATAAGATTTGCCTTAAGTTCTTCAAAATCAACATCCTGAACAGCCAATTTATTCTTGAATGCTAGGCTAGCTGCCATCCCTACCGATTGCCCAATAATCATAAATACTGGCTCCATGCGAATAGAACCGTATGCAATATGTGAACTGGATAAACAGACAGGTACTAGCAAATTTGTACATTCTTCCTTTCGCGGACGAACAGAACGGTAGGATATTGGATAAGGGGAAATAGGGATCTCGACATCCCCCTCATTTACAATTTTTCCATCCAACAGCACTCTTCTTACATGATGCGAATCCATTTGATAGGATGCAAGTCCAATAGAGTCTTCAATTACAGTTTCTCCCAAGCAATTATTATCTGTCATCACATAATCCGAAATCATCCTTCTGCTTTCCCGTATATAGAGCTGATGT of Oceanobacillus zhaokaii contains these proteins:
- a CDS encoding alpha-glucosidase/alpha-galactosidase, with product MSKITILGAGSTAFAKNILGDCMTVESLQEFEFALYDINPERLRDSEAMLTNLKENLQSNVNIVSYTDRKEALKNAKYVINTIQVGGYDPSTIIDFEIPKKYNLRQTIADTVGIGGIFRSLRTVPVIMDFARDMEEVCPDAWFLNYTNPMATLTGAMLRYTNIKTVGLCHSVQVCANRLLKSLEMSTDNVQWKIAGINHMAWLLEITRDGKDLYPEIKKRAKEKQKSQHDDMVRFELMEYFGYYITESSEHNAEYHPYFIKSKYPELINRFNIPLDEYPRRCINQIEGWKNMREDLVNNKNLLHERTHEYGSRIIEAMETDVPFKFGGNVLNTGGLISNLPEKACVEVPCLVDASGVAPTYIGELPEQLAASNRTNINTQLLTIEAAMNRKKEYIYQAAMLDPHTAAELSLDDIVSLCNDLIEAHGDWLPKFN
- a CDS encoding sugar ABC transporter substrate-binding protein, whose amino-acid sequence is MQRKIRFLVLLLMMGLVLAACKSEGKETSGTGGDGEVSGEITVWAHPYTAGPETESTMWDEMIASYEDEFDVKVNFETIPWDNRDQKILTALASNNGPDVFYAIPDQMPQYAEEGMLLNLDPYLEDNDMDDFVDTALVATKWKDKTYGLPILQEASTFFYNVDVIKAIGEDPNNLPKTWDEFEEWAEKAKANGFYAMSYPGGGSMNGTLYPWLWQAGGDVITEDNEVLLNSPEGLESFEFINNMYQKEWIPKDSITAMEHNALWLGGDILAVMGSANLIAELQNSDFNFVISPPLINKEQLTYGTTGMFVVPSNSDNPDAAAEFVKTITNAENQRIFNTTTRFIPARESAKDIFDNDEYMSQIASNTQYALPGVIHPKGRSIMPLIGAELQAMMAGKKTPQEAIDAAEKAIEEELGK
- a CDS encoding YesL family protein gives rise to the protein MLIVGYLNLLWILFTCIGVFVFGLFSATGAMFTIVKMWPKQEHEFHIFPTFFPYLQEVYSLLLALGSVIGHLEELKFEKG
- a CDS encoding FIMAH domain-containing protein — protein: MKSNLKTIPALFISLLLVLITILPYPGTVSAEIGTNFSDPVNLGSPIQSVALYDSTYGKEDGRDVMYTTVTGEPAVFQVVDLVSQEVIRTYPLEGSSSSWTHITVPNGNVYIGGNGSLYEYSPETKEVINLGGIGESVIYGLSHDEEGRVYFGSFPNAKAGSYDPSTGEMRDYGNVAPGQSYTRSTAYLNGYLYLGVGVDNHIVKLNVETGEYEKIELPSNIVHGSSVWQLDAAGKYIIAGVGGGNNALLFYDTEAEKWSDTYYLNNKGLRLVDGQPGSNKVYFLQNNRLQEVNLTTLEAVDTGVVFGTFLRNTTWVERPDNPDFPGLSLVTVQFGGDVTYMNLETKKVETIKFPIVGNPIPIQTLEKGPDGNIYLSGYPGGKAAALDPETSKSEAFALGQAEGMAALRDKMYSGVYPGATVFELDVTQPTLAPKQIYDIPNQDRPFIMTPVQDKLFIGTIPDYGKLGGSLTALNPTAIENTVVYENVIHNQAIAGLAEKDGTLYGSTTIAGGLGIDPTETAAKIFVWDIEGEEKLTEFVPEIPDAAVQPKMISGMSLGPDGLLWSAADGIIFAIDPDTLEIVKSKNIYPDVIDYGRWRPIHIRWGEDGLMYTTLAGKLTVVDPSTLESETLAETELMTIGDDGNVYYADGSNVMKIEVMEKVTLEIILDLIEQQTKDGNIQHSLSKKLIHSMKQAIHHRDMDRLQQAEKFVQKAFKHLEEAHQSEITADAKKEIESSLELIEF
- a CDS encoding FIMAH domain-containing protein, whose product is MNKKYFPLFSISLSMLLIFSLIPATLFNSTSSVEANDEWQEVQVQNGDFETLPSTENDLPSWEYWTGGFKEGMAISEEIVYEGNRSLAVDNTGVVGLFSQAIEVNEGDSYRLSAHLFVEELQGKPGIWLRWLNDKGDIIQNSAQYFDSIVHGDWQEVFVEADAPPGATGLKIFIYQSSTSKMKGYYDEIKLFKKTSNQLELPFDYGDPINLGPAALAAKTQGAAIGDGELYYATNGSPATFYAADSETGELIFSESLPGSDVVWGMTIGSDGNVYFSGTYNGILYRYLVDEKRLEQVGKNPSDNWVWQLDATEDGKIYGATYPNAKVFEFDIETDTFTDLGTFFEDQLYARGIGVTEENLYVGIGTTAHLIKMNRETGERTEIPLPITGESTSVSNIWEYGNNLFVAYGTSLLTIDATTGEVLNTMNWEDEHTFDGLISSPSPYDENIIYFISKNSTQLWTYNLETHETAPVEPRVQLPATPAKAFEWIKTEDGTDVLAILHHQIEYSIFNPQTGTIEVRYPEVDMQGLAIQSLEIGEDENIYMGGYQGSFGVYDTSKEEYILHERDPHQIEGIGFLNGDVYLGTYGGARIYKYNPEIPFDYSGGKEGDNPEMVYDIGDDQSRPFAFASGNDQLFIGTIADYGRLGGALTIYDSPTNQWRTIQNIIENQSIIGLAYQDGILFGGSSISGGLGIEPSETEAKMFSYNTSTEDYEVFNLEVEGLEKPEMIGELSIGPDNNLWGVAWGIDAAGKDNTVIFAMDTETREIIKSTELYSGVHRGSQWRPFFIRWDEQGLLYTTAGRKLTVINPETMMSKQLIGDTVNLMDLDNEGNIYYASGADLYKLPVPLKEAIVSIEGDSVLQGDETDISLEVTLANGNRADLAGAEIEWLNSNPAIATIEDGKLTGNNAGSTEIHAIVSYNGEEIATNAIMVTIEVTTSSLTDQILELEESGQIEHSLFKQLTNSLKQAEHHYRKEHTKQAIKHLQNFRKHIDKSNAPEEIKEKLINNVRVIEESFTN